A stretch of Clostridiales bacterium DNA encodes these proteins:
- a CDS encoding thiamine diphosphokinase, producing the protein MEKLCVIFCAGELFAPRKKFGKDDLIIAADGGYNAVASLGIEPNVIIGDFDSSEQPVNTAAHVVKLNRDKDDTDMLAAVKLGLRRGCRKFVIYGGTGGRLDHTAANFATLAYLNAYDAQGFLVDRDSVSTVITDGKFALPKTARGTVSVFAYGGAASGVCLKNLSYELDNAELDPAYPLGVSNATTDKPAVVSVKHGSLLIFFPR; encoded by the coding sequence ATGGAAAAACTTTGTGTAATATTCTGCGCGGGCGAGCTGTTTGCGCCGCGAAAAAAGTTCGGCAAGGACGATCTTATAATCGCCGCCGACGGCGGGTACAATGCCGTAGCTTCGCTCGGTATCGAACCTAACGTAATAATCGGCGATTTCGATTCGAGCGAACAGCCCGTAAACACCGCCGCGCACGTGGTCAAGCTCAACCGCGACAAGGACGATACCGATATGCTCGCAGCCGTCAAGCTCGGCTTACGCCGCGGCTGCCGAAAATTCGTTATCTACGGCGGCACGGGCGGACGGCTCGACCACACCGCGGCGAACTTCGCAACGCTTGCCTATCTCAACGCCTACGACGCGCAGGGCTTTCTCGTCGACCGCGACAGCGTATCGACGGTGATAACCGACGGCAAGTTCGCCCTGCCCAAGACGGCGCGCGGCACGGTGTCCGTTTTCGCCTACGGCGGCGCGGCAAGCGGCGTGTGCCTTAAAAACCTCAGCTACGAGCTCGACAACGCCGAGCTCGATCCCGCGTACCCGCTCGGCGTGTCCAACGCCACGACCGATAAGCCCGCCGTCGTTTCAGTCAAGCACGGCTCGCTTCTTATCTTCTTCCCGAGATAG